From Variovorax sp. J2L1-78, the proteins below share one genomic window:
- the rpmA gene encoding 50S ribosomal protein L27, producing MAQKKGGGSTRNGRDSKPKMLGVKAFGGELISAGSIIVRQRGTQFHPGVNVGVGKDHTLFALVDGHVSFAIKGALNKHTISVTPA from the coding sequence ATGGCACAGAAAAAAGGCGGCGGCTCCACGCGAAACGGGCGCGATTCCAAGCCCAAGATGCTCGGCGTGAAAGCGTTCGGCGGCGAACTGATCAGCGCAGGCTCGATCATCGTGCGCCAGCGCGGCACCCAGTTCCACCCCGGCGTGAACGTCGGCGTGGGCAAGGACCACACGCTGTTTGCCCTGGTCGACGGCCATGTGTCGTTCGCCATCAAGGGTGCATTGAACAAGCACACGATCAGCGTGACACCGGCCTGA
- the rplU gene encoding 50S ribosomal protein L21 — MYAVIKTGGKQYRVASGEKIKVEQIAADVGQEIVIDQVLAVGNGSDIKIGTPLVSGASVTVTVLSHGLHDKVHIFKMRRRKHYQKRQGHRQQFTELQIGAIAG, encoded by the coding sequence ATGTACGCGGTCATAAAAACCGGCGGCAAGCAGTATCGCGTTGCTTCCGGCGAAAAAATTAAAGTAGAACAGATTGCTGCGGACGTAGGCCAGGAAATCGTGATCGATCAGGTTCTTGCAGTCGGCAACGGCTCGGACATCAAGATCGGCACGCCCCTGGTGTCCGGCGCATCCGTCACGGTCACCGTGCTCTCGCACGGCCTGCACGACAAGGTGCACATCTTCAAGATGCGCCGTCGCAAGCACTATCAGAAACGTCAAGGCCATCGCCAGCAGTTCACCGAACTGCAAATCGGCGCGATCGCCGGTTAA